TTCTAAAATTGATTTTTTTAGTTTAAATCTATTTAATATTGTCCTGACTTTTTTCTTGATTTCTTTTTTTTCTTTTTTATTTTCGATGGTTTTTCTTTAGAAAAATCTTTGGCTATTTCCACCTTTAACTGTGCGCCTCTCCATTTAATATTATTAAGTTTTCTAATTATTTGATCTTTCTGTTCTTCTTCAATTTCAAAAAAAGAAAAACTCTTCATAATATCTATCTTACCAATAAAGACATTTCTTTTTTGAATTTTATCATTGATTAAACCTAGTATGTGTTGTGCTCCAACTCCATTTTTTTTACCAACATTCATGTGAAAACGCACTAAACTTTTCGAGCTTGTTTTATTTATTTCAAATTTGTCTTTTGTTTTTAAATCTGGTGAGTTTTTATAAAATGATAAAAATCGATTAAATTCTACTGACACAAAATGCTTTATTAATGTTTCTTTATCTAAATCTGCTAGTTTTTCTGTTATACCTGGTAGGTATTTATTAATTTGGTTATCTACTGGTGAGTTTATAACCTTATTGATTAAGTTTAATAATTGTGCTTCACATATCATATCTCCTGTTGGAATTTGACTGAAACTAATTTTTTTATTAATCATTTTTTCAATAGCTTGAATTTTTTTTAAATTTCTATCTGTTGCTATTATAATTGAGTTTCCTTTTTTATTTGCACGCGCGGTTCTTCCAGACCTATGAACATAAACTTCATTATCATCCGGTAAATTATAATTTATAATATGTGTAATGTCATTCACATCTAGACCTCTAGCTGCAACATCAGTTGCTACTAGTATTTCTAGGTTTCTTTGTCTAAATTTATCCATTACATGATCTCTTTGTGCTTGAGAGAGATCTCCGTGTAATGCATCAGCATTGTACCCGTCTCGCATTAATTTACTAGATACTTCTTTACATTCTCTTCTTGTTCTACAGAATACAATCCCATATATACTTGGGTTATAGTCGCAGATTCTTCTTAGAGCAGAGTATTTTTCTCTTGAACCAACAATATGATATGAATGCGTAATATTTTTTGCTCCTTCATTTCTATTTGCTACCTCAATAGTATGTGGTTTTTGCATGTAGTTTTTTGAAATTTTTAGTACATCTTTAGGCATTGTAGCAGAGAAAAGAAGAGTTTGTTTATTGTTAGGTGTTTTTTGTAAAATAGTATCAATATCTTTTTTAAAACCCATATTGAGCATTTCATCGGCCTCATCCATGACCACGGTCTTAATTTTTTCTAAATTAATTTTTTTTCTTTTTATTAAATCAATAACTCTACCAGGTGTTCCTACTATGATATGATTTCCTTTTGAGAGTGATTTAATCTGTGACTTTATATCAGTACCTCCGTATACTGAATTAATTTTTACACTCATATATTGAGAAAGTACTTCAAGATCTTTTGTAATTTGAATACACAATTCTCGAGTTGGACATAG
Above is a window of Flavobacteriales bacterium TMED191 DNA encoding:
- a CDS encoding DEAD/DEAH box helicase, with the translated sequence MMNFSEIKINDNIKKSLVELNFIKTTEIQTEAIPFLLENRTDLIALAQTGTGKTAAFGIPVIHKISIKDNYTQCIILCPTRELCIQITKDLEVLSQYMSVKINSVYGGTDIKSQIKSLSKGNHIIVGTPGRVIDLIKRKKINLEKIKTVVMDEADEMLNMGFKKDIDTILQKTPNNKQTLLFSATMPKDVLKISKNYMQKPHTIEVANRNEGAKNITHSYHIVGSREKYSALRRICDYNPSIYGIVFCRTRRECKEVSSKLMRDGYNADALHGDLSQAQRDHVMDKFRQRNLEILVATDVAARGLDVNDITHIINYNLPDDNEVYVHRSGRTARANKKGNSIIIATDRNLKKIQAIEKMINKKISFSQIPTGDMICEAQLLNLINKVINSPVDNQINKYLPGITEKLADLDKETLIKHFVSVEFNRFLSFYKNSPDLKTKDKFEINKTSSKSLVRFHMNVGKKNGVGAQHILGLINDKIQKRNVFIGKIDIMKSFSFFEIEEEQKDQIIRKLNNIKWRGAQLKVEIAKDFSKEKPSKIKKKKKKSRKKSGQY